The following proteins come from a genomic window of Salvelinus namaycush isolate Seneca unplaced genomic scaffold, SaNama_1.0 Scaffold3319, whole genome shotgun sequence:
- the LOC120040181 gene encoding transforming growth factor beta-3 proprotein-like, protein ILRPDEHIAKQRYIGAKNVLTKGTSEWVSFDVTETVREWLMYRETNLGLEISVHCPCHTFNPNGDIIDNVNEVLEVKFKGVEGEYEEQGRWDLGRLKKQKEQYLPHLILMMIPPHRLEPQPRRRKRALDTDYCFSTVEENCCVRRLYIDFRRDLDWKWIHEPKGYFANYCSGPCPYLRSSDTTHTQLLSLYNTLNPEASASPCCVPQDLEPLTILYYSGRTPKVEQLSNMIVKSCKCS, encoded by the exons ATCCTGAGGCCAGATGAGCACATAGCTAAGCAGCGCTACATTGGAGCCAAGAATGTGCTGACCAAGGGAACGTCCGAATGGGTCTCCTTCGACGTGACAGAGACGGTACGGGAGTGGCTGATGTACAGAG AGACAAACCTGGGTCTGGAGATCAGCGTACACTGTCCATGCCACACCTTCAACCCCAACGGTGACATCATCGACAATGTGAACGAGGTGCTGGAGGTCAAGTTCAAAG GGGTAGAAGGGGAGTATGAAGAGCAGGGTCGTTGGGACCTGGGCAGGTTGAAGAAACAGAAGGAGCAGTACCTGCCTCACCTCATCCTCATGATGATCCCTCCTCACCGTCTGGAGCCACAGCCACGTAGACGTAAACGAGCCCTGGACACCGACTACTGCTTCTC CACCGTTGAGGAGAACTGCTGTGTCCGTCGTCTCTACATTGACTTCCGTCGGGACCTGGACTGGAAGTGGATCCACGAGCCTAAAGGATACTTCGCTAACTACTGTTCTGGGCCCTGCCCCTACCTGAGGAGCTCCGATACCACGCACACACAG CTGCTGAGCTTGTATAACACTCTGAACCCAGAGGCCTCAGCCTCTCCTTGCTGCGTTCCCCAGGACCTGGAGCCTCTTACCATTCTCTACTACTCTGGACGTACCCCTAAAGTAGAGCAGCTATCCAACATGATCGTCAAGTCTTGCAAATGCAGCTGA